A window from Sinorhizobium fredii encodes these proteins:
- a CDS encoding PQQ-dependent sugar dehydrogenase, with protein sequence MVVFAAKAGFLALAAVATVAFGVAAPAQAELLARVPAAREMAVCGDTLFVGTKGSSVYAVPLSGGRARRVASGFSAPNGVACSRGRLFVASRDSITVFDIGRGGALSGRRDIRRDLPNSGAHSYRYIAVGPDARLYVSFGSPCNICSPRGLQGTIVSMNQDGSDLRRVAWGVRNSVGFDWRGGTMFFTDNGADRMGDDVPPDELNALRPGGFYGFPYFGGQIRLTGFEDATPPARQIAPVFNFQAHVAALGIHFFRSLGGDALVAQHGSWDRSVPVGYQVVRLRFRGGRPVSATTFLRDVGRPVDVKEAPDGSVLVSDDAGGAVYVFRR encoded by the coding sequence ATGGTCGTCTTTGCCGCCAAAGCCGGATTTCTCGCGCTCGCCGCTGTCGCGACCGTCGCCTTCGGCGTCGCTGCCCCCGCCCAAGCCGAACTGCTTGCCCGCGTCCCCGCCGCGCGCGAAATGGCGGTCTGCGGCGACACGTTGTTTGTCGGTACCAAGGGGTCCTCGGTCTATGCCGTGCCGTTATCCGGGGGCCGCGCCCGGCGGGTGGCGTCCGGGTTCTCCGCTCCGAACGGCGTCGCGTGTTCCCGCGGCCGCCTGTTCGTCGCCTCGAGGGACAGCATCACCGTTTTCGATATCGGGCGCGGCGGCGCTCTGAGCGGCCGGCGCGATATTCGCCGAGACCTGCCGAATTCGGGCGCCCACAGTTATCGCTACATCGCAGTCGGCCCCGATGCCCGGCTGTATGTATCGTTTGGATCGCCCTGCAACATCTGCTCGCCGCGCGGGCTGCAGGGAACGATCGTCAGCATGAACCAGGACGGGTCGGACCTTCGACGCGTCGCCTGGGGCGTTCGCAACTCTGTCGGCTTCGACTGGCGAGGCGGCACCATGTTCTTCACCGACAATGGTGCCGACCGGATGGGCGACGACGTCCCGCCCGACGAGTTGAATGCGCTTCGGCCGGGCGGCTTCTACGGCTTCCCCTATTTCGGCGGCCAAATCCGTCTCACAGGATTTGAGGACGCGACGCCGCCCGCCCGTCAGATCGCGCCCGTCTTCAATTTCCAGGCTCATGTCGCAGCCCTGGGAATCCACTTCTTCCGCAGCCTCGGCGGCGACGCGCTGGTCGCCCAGCACGGCAGTTGGGACAGGTCCGTGCCGGTCGGCTATCAGGTCGTGCGGCTGCGCTTCCGGGGCGGACGGCCGGTCTCGGCGACGACCTTTCTAAGGGACGTCGGCCGGCCGGTCGATGTCAAGGAGGCGCCGGACGGTTCCGTCCTCGTCTCCGACGACGCCGGAGGTGCGGTTTACGTCTTTCGGCGATGA
- a CDS encoding TIGR04290 family methyltransferase has translation MVQQTKYRTTIEDEIAALGPWFHNMRIAGVETSPDHFLGDYPAVKWKAFKHVVPEDLGGRSVLDIGCNAGFYSQEMKRRNAGRVLGIDSDPRYLRQAKFAAEQAGMRIEFRLMSVYDVAQLGERFDLVIFMGVLYHLRHPLLALDLLYEHVVGDEMLFQCMQRGSRSVSPVETNYDFPEWDVFDRPDYPKLFFVEHRFADDPTNWFIPNRAGVEAMLRSAGFVIEANPEREVYLVRKGERPFMSEPTPRVGSPNR, from the coding sequence CCCTGGTTCCACAACATGCGGATCGCCGGCGTCGAAACGTCTCCCGATCATTTCCTCGGAGACTATCCCGCCGTGAAATGGAAGGCGTTCAAGCATGTCGTGCCGGAGGACCTCGGCGGGCGCAGCGTGCTCGACATCGGCTGCAATGCCGGTTTCTATTCACAGGAAATGAAGCGCCGCAATGCCGGTCGGGTGCTCGGCATCGATTCCGATCCGCGCTATCTGCGGCAGGCGAAATTCGCCGCCGAGCAGGCAGGGATGCGGATCGAGTTCCGGCTGATGAGCGTCTACGACGTAGCGCAGCTCGGCGAAAGGTTCGACCTGGTGATCTTCATGGGTGTTCTTTACCACCTGCGCCATCCGCTTCTGGCGCTCGATCTCCTCTACGAGCACGTGGTCGGCGACGAGATGCTGTTCCAGTGCATGCAGCGCGGATCGAGGTCGGTCTCGCCGGTCGAAACCAACTACGATTTTCCGGAATGGGATGTTTTCGATCGTCCGGACTATCCCAAGCTGTTTTTCGTCGAACACCGCTTCGCCGATGATCCCACCAACTGGTTCATCCCGAACCGCGCCGGCGTCGAGGCGATGCTGCGCAGCGCAGGCTTCGTCATCGAAGCCAATCCGGAGCGCGAGGTTTATCTGGTGCGGAAAGGGGAGCGTCCCTTCATGAGCGAGCCAACGCCGCGTGTCGGCTCGCCGAACCGGTAG